Proteins co-encoded in one Carassius gibelio isolate Cgi1373 ecotype wild population from Czech Republic chromosome A15, carGib1.2-hapl.c, whole genome shotgun sequence genomic window:
- the LOC128029184 gene encoding multidrug and toxin extrusion protein 1-like: MDVSSPRTDALSMEPSAKLFCCGFVRRCIPLVHREELYHILRMTGPLLVCRFLNFLLFFVVTMFCGRMGNTVLAGYAMASATINVTAAATGFGLALACDTLVSQTFGSKNLLRVGVILQRGILILTLFSLPCWALLVNTQPLLLYLGQDPEVARIAQLYVVAYLPAIPAMFLYQLQLSYLQNQGVIKPQMYASAVANVANVIVNYFLLYWWDYGVYGSAAANTFAQVFNCFALFCFIRWQRLYEKTWGGWSSEAFQDWGSYMKLAIPSTLMTCFEWWIYEVGGFLAGMLSEVDLAAQHVVIMLAYINYMIPLGLQGAACVRVGNALGAGETAAAILTSKVSLISAAVIAIFQGFILGSTKTVIGYIFTSDEAIAELVSQLLNIYCPLQFFNGILGVGMGILLGTGQQKIAAIANLFGYYCIGLPSSIVLMFTAKLQVAGFWLGLLIAVFLLAIFFIVAIFKLNWKKMTEEAIERTGKSANGAITRSHRNSFYQVVLNPENGNGYVVVGSHDQDEGLNCTVVHEGPNVTPVEEKPAVLLSTTQLVLRRGLTSLAALLILAAGIAVHLIVPLPEVSYGAGTNSTLDSNFTTATPI; this comes from the exons ATGGATGTCTCGAGTCCCAGAACTGATGCCCTGTCAATGGAGCCCAGTGCCAAGCTGTTTTGCTGTGGTTTCGTGAGGCGTTGCATACCTTTGGTGCATAGAGAAGAGCTTTACCACATCCTGCGCATGACTGGACCCCTG CTTGTGTGCCGGTTCCTGAATTTCCTCCTTTTCTTTGTGGTGACAATGTTCTGTGGCCGCATGGGGAACACTGTGTTAGCAGGCTATGCAATGGCCTCAGCT ACAATAAATGTAACAGCTGCAGCGACGGGGTTTGGACTTGCTTTGGCATGCGACACTTTGGTATCACAG ACATTCGGGAGTAAGAACCTTCTCCGTGTAGGTGTCATCCTCCAAAGAGGCATCCTAATTCTGACGCTCTTCAGTTTGCCCTGCTGGGCTTTGCTAGTGAACACCCAGCCTCTGCTTCTCTATCTGGGGCAGGACCCTGAAGTGGCCAG gatTGCACAGCTCTATGTGGTTGCATATTTGCCAGCAATTCCG GCCATGTTTCTGTATCAACTGCAACTGTCATATCTTCAGAACCAG GGAGTGATCAAGCCTCAGATGTATGCATCTGCAGTTGCCAATGTTGCCAATGTGATAGTGAACTACTTTCTGCTGTACTGGTGGGATTATGGAGTCTA TGGGTCTGCTGCTGCAAACACCTTTGCTcaggtttttaattgttttgcccTGTTTTGTTTCATTCGCTGGCAGAGGCTCTATGAGAAAACTTGGGGAG GGTGGTCTTCAGAAGCCTTCCAGGATTGGGGGTCCTACATGAAGCTGGCCATTCCCAGCACACTGATGACCTGTTTTGAATGGTGGATCTATGAAGTTGGAGGCTTCCTGGCAG GAATGCTGAGTGAGGTGGACCTGGCTGCTCAACATGTGGTTATAATGCTGGCGTACATCAACTACATG ATCCCGTTAGGATTGCAAGGTGCAGCGTGTGTTCGTGTGGGAAATGCACTTGGCGCTGGGGAAACAGCTGCTGCCATCCTCACCAGCAAGGTGTCTCTCATCAGTGCAG CTGTTATAGCAATCTTTCAAGGTTTTATCCTGGGCTCGACAAAAACAGTCATTGGCTACATATTCACTTCCGATGA GGCTATAGCAGAACTTGTGTCTCAGCTACTGAACATCTACTGCCCTCTTCAGTTCTTTAACGGAATATTG GGTGTTGGCATGGGCATTCTGCTTGGCACAGGGCAGCAGAAGATAGCCGCCATTGCTAACCTCTTTGGCTACTACTGCATTGGCCTCCCATCGAGCATTGTTCTAATGTTCACAGCCAAGTTACAAGTTGCCG GCTTCTGGCTGGGCCTCCTCATTGCGGTCTTTTTGCTAGCGATTTTTTTCATTGTGGCTATTTTCAAATTAAACTGGAAGAAAATGACAGAAGAG GCAATTGAGCGTACTGGAAAGAGTGCAAATGGAGCAATCACCCGGAGCCATCGCAACAGCTTCTACCAGGTGGTCCTGAATCCAGAG AATGGGAATGGATATGTGGTTGTGGGCTCTCACGATCAGGATGAGGGACTCAACTGTACTGTGGTACACGAGGGGCCAAACGTGACTCCAGTGGAGGAAAAGCCTGCAGTTCTGCTATCTACCACTCAGCTGGTCCTCAGGAGGGGTCTGACCAGCCTCGCAGCTCTTCTCATCCTAGCTGCAGGGATAGCTGTCCATCTCATCGTGCCTTTACCTGAAGTGTCTTATGGTGCTGGTACAAATTCTACTCTGGACTCAAACTTTACCACAGCCACTCCCATTTAG